GCAGGTAAAAAGAGTAGAGGCATGTCAATTATGTAATAAGTGGTCCTTCATGTATTAAGAGGAagttcctccccctccttccatTGAAgggtgtgtattttattttatttctttagagacgtggtctcgccctattgcccaggctagagtgcagtggcctgatcatagctgaaaagccttgaactcctgagctcaagaaatcctcccacctcagcctcctgagtagctgggattacagcctcaagccactgtgcctggcagggTGTGGATTTTGAGTGAGTTTTCCAAGTGGAGAAATTTGGTTGTGGTTGACCCATTCCTCTGGGCTTCAAGCCCTCTTGAAGCTGCCTTCCTtactctcctctctccttctacTGCTTTAAAATGGCAGAAGAGGGGGTGATGAACAGGCTTGGGTTCAAATCATGGCTTTGCTATTTTTCAGATGTGTAACCTTGGACCAGTCTTACTTAATCCCTTTGgaatcttagtttcttcatctgcaaaactgtaaaataaatacaatggaacACACTGCAACtgtaaaagaatgagaaaacttTATATCCGATATAAAATGATCTCCAAGATATATTAAATGGGGGGAAAATCGACATGCAGAGCACTCTATATTGTATGCTACCATACttcaaaaaatgggaaaagaaaactttttgctCATATATGCCAAAAAATCACCCAATGCACAAGAAGCCATAGTGTTGTAtgcctgggggtgggtggggaaggagaaTAGGGTGGGAATCAGTAGAGGAAGATATTTTACTCTACTTACTGAATCTGGAACCATGTGAATGTATATTGCCCACTCaaaattgtttaattaaaatttgaaaagtaaataaatgaaagggaaTAGTGTACTCAACCTCATAGAGATGTGGGGAAGTCAAAATTAAATAGTTCACTTACAGCAattagcaccatgcctggcacatattaaatgCGTAAACTTTGGCGATTTTCAGAAGTACCAGCCATATCCACCCTCCCATCTGCCTCCCTATTTACCCCACCGTCAGCCTATTGCCAATCAGCTGACCGCTTCCCTCAGAGTAGCCAGACTCTTTTCTTGCCTCCACAGGCTGATATACTGGCTGACCTTCGCCGTGGGCCGCTCCTTCCGTGGCTTTGGGTACGGCCTGACGTTCCTGCCGCTGCTGTCCATGCTGGTGTGGAACCTCTACTACATGTTCGTCGTGGAACCCGAGCGCATGCTCACTGCCGCCGAGAGCCGCCTGGACTACCCAGACCACGCCCGCTCGGCCTCCGACTACAGGCCCCGCCCCTGGGGCTGAGCCGCTCCGCCCTCTCGGCCTCGGGGCGGGGCGAGCCGGGTGGGCTCGGGACACTTCTCTGAACCTGGTTGCAGATCTGGACtttgcccccagccctgggacctTGGTAGGGGGAACCCTGCTGCTGACCCAACAGGGGACCCATCCAATCGGAGCTCTTTCCTAGCCAGGCTGCCCTTCATCAGTGGGGCCCGGGACAGTCATAGAGGATGGCCTTAGTTTTCTTGCAGGGAAAGAGGTGGACACCCATGTCCCTTAAGGACgctgagggcaggggccaggaccGGGGGAGAGGCATGGTTCCTTGCTGAGCAGCCTCCCACCACGGCCATTAGGGCTCACTAATGCTGgactctgccccaccccccagactCCCCCCAGCTTTCTGTGCGGCAGGGCCACAGCCAAAACCCTGATCATTTCTGTGTCATTTGTCTAAGCAGAGGACCTCAAGGAGACTGGAAATACTGCCCATGCCAGTATAGAGGCCCCAGGATAGAGGCTGGGCATCAGATCAAATAGGACTTTCACGTTTGGTGAAAACTTTCCTTGGGAGTCTGGGTTTAGGACCCTCACGACTGGCAATAAGGGCCCTTTAGCCTCACTCAAGACTATTATAGCTGCCCCAGTCCTGGCTGCTGCCTTCTCTCTTCCAATCTATTTAGGCCTTTCTAACTTCCCACCTTTAAACTGCCCAGAAGTCACACCCCTCCCACAGGTGAGAGGAGTAGACAAGGAAATCTGCCTCCCAagaggggttgggggtggtgtctgtgtgtgtgtgtgtgtgtgtgtgtgtgtgtgtgcaaacgTGTGCCCGCATGTGGTGGCTGGGGAGTGGCTGGAAGGCACAGTGGCTGACGTTAACCcagtgtgagtgtgtatgtgtaagaATAAATTACTACCACAGTCTTTGTTGACTCTTTTTTCCAGTTTGTACCCTGGTCTCAAGCGTCCCTTCCTTGTTTGATTCACACTACAACAGAAACCTCCCAGCTCCACATGGtggagggctgacagaaggctTGGTTCCATGATGAGGGAGAGAACAAGTCCTGGTGAGGAAATGGAGTCTCAAACAGAAACTTAGCGCTTCCATTCCCTGGAACCAGCTCCAAACCAGCCCATCAACATTCACACATTAAGAGACTGGAGCCCTGTgaaaaaaataagtctatttCATGCCCTCCAGGGCAGCCAGCCACCCAGTCAGAAGACCTCTCCTTGAGGCCTTGAATCCCATCCAAAGGAAACAGGGGTGTTGGGTATACAGGAAAGAAACACCAAGGgacccttctttccttcctttagcAATAACCCCGTCACGGGCCCCTCCCCAAGGTATGAAGGAAGCCCCACCTGGGGGTCCCCAGGAAGTTGAGGCTGGTCCATGAGGGTCTAAGAAAAGcaagatgggagaggggaggggctggctggaACACTAACCCTCCAACCTCCAGAGGTCTCAGTCACAGCAAGGCAGGTCCAGTAATGTCCTTACGTCCAGAGAGTGGGCCTCAGTTGATGGACTGGTACTCTGAAGACTGCTTGTGGCGCAGAAGCAGAACCAGGCCTCCTCCCAGTAGTATGAGTCCTGGGGCACCCAGGGCCACCGCCATGATGCCCAGGACTAGTGGGGACAAGGCATCCATTGGAGGGGGGCCCACACCCACGAGCATCGACCTAGAGCAagcagagtgagagagagacGTAAGCAGGCTTaggagggaaggctgggaggCTCAGCCCTCCACTTCAGCCCCCAAGCCCTCGGCCGGGCCCTGGATCTCACCAGCTGAGGTAGTGTTGGTCCCAGTAGCCAGGGCCTGTGGAAGCCCCGAATGTCAGATTGAAGGCACAGAAGTTGTTCTGGGGCCCAAAGAAGGCTCGGACAATGGGTGACTGGGGGAGAGGGTATGCCAAGGTGGGGTGAAGAGGGGAAGCATGGCAGGGAAGGGCTGATTCTCGGCTCCCTTGCTTCTGGGAGTAAGCCACTGGTCGCCACTGCACGAAGCCTGGTGGGAGGGAGCCCCAGAGCAGCTGATCCAACTGGGGAGAAAGGCAAACAAGACAGAGTGAGGAGGACCAACCTGTGCCcaaccctcccttccccacctctcccagcctccatcTGTCACTAGTACTGACAGGCAGTGTGCTAAGGGCAGAGGAGTCCTGAGTCCTAGGCAGAGCCTTAATCTTCCCTCTGTAAGAGGGGAGAGTTGGACTGGGTGGGCATTGAGTGCTTTTCTAGCCCTGCAAATTTGCACCCAGCTCCCCCCTTAGGGCCCCCAGGCCTTGCAGATCCCTACCTGCCAGAGCATGACTCATACTGTACTGCCTTCTGTCTCCACGGAGGGCAGTGACTGGGTCAGATTCATTAGTACAGTGTCCACACTTAAAAGGACTTGCTAAATGGTAAATGGTCAAACCATTCTGTCAGGTCCTAATGGAGTTACACCCACATTCCCCACCCATCTGCCTCTCCACTGGAAGCCTGACCTGGAAGATAGCAGGTGCATATTCATCGTCAATAGAGTGCTGCTCCTGTATTGAGGGGCAATCAGGGCCCTGGCCCAAGGTGGCTACCTCTAGCCCAAACAAGGAGCAGTTTCCCTGGGGAGAGGCCCCAACCAGGGCCACCTCTAGCTGGCAGGTATCTGCCGTGTGCAGGAGGCGAGGGGGTTGGGCTGGTCGGCCGGATCTGGAAAAGGCCTGGACCTAGGAAGGAAGCATGGGAGATATGGGAAACAGCTGGATGCTCGTGGTTGAGGGCCACCCCATCATTAATTCCCACCCTCATAGGTCAGCCTTTTGAGTTCCTTCTAATTCCCCATCCCTTACCCTGAAGGCCAGGCTGCCGTTGGCAAAAGCCCTGGTAGGGTCGTGCGTGGGGCGACCTTGAAATGTGGCACTCAGGGTGGCAGGATCCAATGAGTCAGTGATGTTGTTCCAGAAGAACTCGGCCAAGGAGTACGGAGGATACGGTTTTCCTGGGGGCTCTGGTGCCATATTGGACACGTTGGTGCCATCAAACTCAAGCAGCTGGAAGGTGGGGGTAGGGTGGAACTGGGCTTACCTTGATCTAGCTTTCTCCTGAATCACCCCTCCCACTCACCTTCCCCCACCACCAGggctttcatatttatttcaccCACCCCCCTCTTCAATTCCTCCCTCTGATTGGGATGAACTCCCTTCTCTGCACTCTTCATGGAGCTCCCCAACCTCCTCACCCTGGTAAAGACAAGGGCAGAAGAAAACTGGATGCTGTCCTTGGGGAGCACCATCAGGCCTCCATCAGGCTCAGGGGATAGCAGGCGGCTCCAGTTGACACTCAGGGTGCTGTGGGGAGTGTTGGTGGCCACCAGCACCACTGCTGGAGGCCCCAGGCTGCTCCACACATAGTGCAGTGTGGAATTGGTGCCTACTGCCCGGATATGAAGCAGGTTCTGGGGGTTACCCAGCCAGCCAGGGATGACCTCCAGAGACACCTGGAACATGGAAtagtggagggtggagggaacAGGATCAGGGAGAGACACAGGCAAAGGAGAAACTTGAGGGTTGGGGGCAGAGGGTCTGGGAAATGCTGGGGAAAGGTAAGAAAGTCTTACCTAGACCTTGGGGTTCTAGGAAAGAAGGAGCTAAAGGAATCCTGGGGTAAGGGGCAGTGGCGGGATGGAGAAGAGGGGTGGGTGTAGAGCCAAGACTGCCCTGACCCTGATGAGGAGGAGGTCAGGACACAGagctgggaagaagaaaaaatcaacaTTTGCCTAGACCTAGGTCACCCAAGGCTGTGTCAGGATCCAGACTTTACCCTCACATTTGCCCTACTCCACGATCCCGTCCCAGAACACATGGCTGTCCCCCCGCGCCTCCCCCTGGTTGAAGCACCCTCCTTTTGGCAGCCACCCTCCACCGCCACCCTTTGGATTCCCCAGATTCTAGCCACGCTGTAAGGTTAGCATTTCCTGAAACCTCTATTGCTCCAGTTCCAGAGCTCTCACCTGGCGGGTTTCCTCCCCCAGCAGGCCAAATGGGGCTGCAGACAGAAGTAGACTCAAGAGGAGCATGGGGCTGGGGGCACGATGACCCCTAACCCCAGCATCGCTGGCCATGGCTGCACATGCGGCCCCAACTTCAGTTGGCGGAAGAGAGACACCAGAGAGTCATGTGACTCAGATTCAGCTGATCCCCTTCAAGGGCGGGGCCCCCACACCAGTTCTTAAAGAGACCGCTTCCCTTAACCCAGATTCCAGCATAAATTAGAATCGAAGAATCAGAAAGGTTGGGAGTATGTCATCCCTAACTGGGCTGGCAAGCAAGACATCAAGATCACATGTGCAGACATACTTCCAGCCTCTCCTACCCAGCTGGTCCCTCTGAACAGTTACGGATCTTAGGCAAGATTCAAACGGGATC
Above is a window of Lemur catta isolate mLemCat1 chromosome 3, mLemCat1.pri, whole genome shotgun sequence DNA encoding:
- the LOC123634099 gene encoding glycosylated lysosomal membrane protein, which codes for MASDAGVRGHRAPSPMLLLSLLLSAAPFGLLGEETRQVSLEVIPGWLGNPQNLLHIRAVGTNSTLHYVWSSLGPPAVVLVATNTPHSTLSVNWSRLLSPEPDGGLMVLPKDSIQFSSALVFTRLLEFDGTNVSNMAPEPPGKPYPPYSLAEFFWNNITDSLDPATLSATFQGRPTHDPTRAFANGSLAFRVQAFSRSGRPAQPPRLLHTADTCQLEVALVGASPQGNCSLFGLEVATLGQGPDCPSIQEQHSIDDEYAPAIFQLDQLLWGSLPPGFVQWRPVAYSQKQGSRESALPCHASPLHPTLAYPLPQSPIVRAFFGPQNNFCAFNLTFGASTGPGYWDQHYLSWSMLVGVGPPPMDALSPLVLGIMAVALGAPGLILLGGGLVLLLRHKQSSEYQSIN